The Triticum aestivum cultivar Chinese Spring chromosome 3A, IWGSC CS RefSeq v2.1, whole genome shotgun sequence genome includes a region encoding these proteins:
- the LOC123058954 gene encoding uncharacterized protein — protein MSTSSDERMFEMDAEPASPTESAPTQHQTTCHIIEGVLGGCTPLEMEIYERAMEHVREMGEERKRSSLKKRLMVRLRKDGYDASLCRSSWVATAQHPGGDHEYIDVHVAGDGGAGRTRLIVDIDFRSQFQLARPAPWYAHLSARLPAVFVGPPDRLRKAVALLCLASRRSLRESGLHVPPWRRSSYMQAKWFPSPAPLPDGDAAVTQHSQWSVAKPGAAGSRRSGLSMEMEMDGQDGPSWAQ, from the exons ATGAGCACCAGCTCAGATGAGAGAATGTTTGAGATGGATGCCGAGCCAGCATCACCCACGGAGTCGGCTCCTACGCAGCATCAAACTACCTGCCACATCATCGAG GGCGTCCTTGGGGGCTGCACGCCACTGGAGATGGAGATATACGAGAGGGCCATGGAGCATGTGAGAGAGAtgggggaggagaggaagaggagcagcTTGAAGAAGAGGCTCATGGTGAGGCTGAGGAAGGATGGCTACGATGCGTCCCTCTGCAGGTCTTCTTGGGTCGCCACCGCCCAGCATCCCGGAG GTGACCACGAGTACATCGACGTCCACGTGGCGGGGGACGGCGGGGCCGGGCGGACCAGGCTAATCGTGGACATAGATTTCAGGTCCCAGTTCCAGCTGGCTAGGCCGGCCCCATGGTACGCCCACCTCTCGGCCCGGCTGCCCGCCGTGTTCGTGGGCCCGCCGGACAGGCTGCGGAAGGCCGTGGCGCTGCTCTGCCTCGCCTCGCGCCGCTCGCTCCGGGAGAGCGGCCTACACGTCCCGCCCTGGAGGCGGTCCAGCTACATGCAGGCCAAGTGGTTCCCCTCCCCCGCGCCGCTGCCGGACGGGGACGCCGCGGTGACCCAGCACTCCCAGTGGTCGGTGGCCAAGCCGGGAGCGGCCGGGTCCCGGAGGTCGGGCCTCtccatggagatggagatggacggCCAGGATGGCCCCTCGTGGGCGCAGTGA